A DNA window from Limanda limanda chromosome 6, fLimLim1.1, whole genome shotgun sequence contains the following coding sequences:
- the rcbtb2 gene encoding RCC1 and BTB domain-containing protein 2, which yields MLDVGKWPVFALLPPEELRLIRQACVFGSAANEALYVTSNDEVFALGTNCSGCLGLGDLQSTIEPRRIDVLCGKKIVSLSYGTGPHVAIATADGEVFAWGHNGYSQLGNGTTNHGLTPALVSTNLLSKRVTEVACGSHHTIARTTDGEVYAWGYNNSGQVGSGSTANQPTPRRVSSCLQNKVVVNVACGQLCSMAVLDNGEIYGWGYNCNGQLGLGNNGNQQTPCRIAALQGVNIVQVACGYAHTLALTDEGLVYAWGANSYGQLGTGNKSNQALPTQINTDKDRMVEVAACHTSHTSAAKTQSGQVLMWGQCRGQAVASPHVTHFSGTDDVFACFATPAVTWHLLSVDGDDYLTVAQSLKKEFDSPEISDMKFLVDGKSIHVHKALLKIRCEHFRSLLNETDEDSIEIHQFSYLVYRAFLEYLYTDTINLPPEDAIGLLDLASFYREARLKRLCQETIKRGIAEENAVTLLSAAVKYEARDLEEFCFKFCVNHLTAVTQTQAFVDMDHDLLKNFISKASRYGAFKN from the exons ATGCTGGACGTGGGGAAGTGGCCTGTGTTTGCTCTCCTTCCTCCCGAGGAACTGCGGCTTATCCGGCAGGCCTGTGTGTTTGGCAGCGCTGCCAACGAAGCCCTATATGTCACCAGTAACGATGAG GTCTTTGCGCTGGGCACCAACTGCAGCGGCTGTTTAGGGCTCGGAGATCTTCAAAGCACTATTGAGCCGCGCAGGATTGATGTCTTGTGCGGAAAGAAAATTGTGTCCCTGAGCTATGGAACCGGACCACATGTGGCTATCGCTACTGCAG ATGGAGAGGTGTTTGCCTGGGGCCACAATGGCTACAGCCAACTTGGCAATGGGACCACCAACCATGGCCTGACCCCTGCCCTGGTGTCCACCAACCTCCTGAGCAAGAGGGTGACCGAGGTGGCCTGTGGCTCCCACCACACCATTGCCCGAACCACTGATGGAGAG GTCTATGCATGGGGTTACAACAACTCGGGCCAAGTGGGTTCGGGCTCCACCGCCAACCAGCCGACACCACGGAGGGTCAGCAGCTGCCTGCAGAACAAAGTGGTGGTTAACGTAGCCTGCGGGCAGCTCTGCTCCATGGCTGTTCTGGACAACGGAGAG ATCTATGGTTGGGGCTACAACTGCAATGGGCAGCTCGGTTTGGGCAACAATGGAAATCAGCAGACGCCGTGCCGGATCGCTGCTCTTCAGGGTGTCAACATAGTCCAG GTTGCCTGTGGATATGCACATACATTGGCTCTTACAGATGAGGGGTTGGTTTACGCCTGGGGGGCCAACTCGTACGGGCAGCTGGGAACCGGCAATAAGAGTAACCAAGCTCTTCCcactcaaataaacacagacaaggACAg GATGGTGGAGGTGGCTGCGTGTCACACCAGCCACACGTCAGCTGCCAAGACCCAGAGTGGGCAGGTCCTGATGTGGGGTCAGTGCAGAGGTCAAGCTGTGGCCAGTCCTCACGTCACCCACTTCAGCGGCACGGACGACGTGTTCGCGTGCTTTGCCACACCGGCTGTCACGTGGCATCTCCTCTCAGTAG atGGTGACGACTACCTGACTGTGGCTCAGTCTCTGAAGAAGGAGTTTGACAGCCCGGAGATTTCAGACATGAAGTTCTTGGTTGATGGGAAGAGTATCCATGTTCACAAAGCTCTGTTGAAAATCAG GTGTGAGCATTTCCGGTCACTGCTGAATGAGACCGACGAGGACTCCATAGAAATCCACCAGTTCTCCTACCTGGTGTACAGAGCCTTTCTGGAGTACCTCTACACAGACACTATCAACCTGCCACCAGAGGATGCTATTG GGCTGCTGGACCTGGCTTCATTCTACCGAGAGGCCAGGCTGAAGAGGCTGTGCCAGGAAACCATCAAGAGGGGCATCGCCGAGGAGAACGCCGTCAccctgctctctgctgctgtcaagTATGAGGCGCGG GACCTGGAGGAGTTCTGCTTCAAGTTTTGCGTCAACCACCTCACAGCTGTCACGCAGACCCAGGCCTTTGTGGACATGGACCACGACCTGCTCAAGAACTTCATTAGCAAAGCCAGCCGCTACGGGGCCTTCAAAAACTGA